The Acidicapsa acidisoli genome window below encodes:
- the rhaT gene encoding L-rhamnose/proton symporter RhaT has translation MPNPILGVFLHWLGGLASASFYVPYRKVKGWSWETYWLVGGVVSWIVAPWVMAALFSRDLLTVLHQTPSDVIGWCFLFGLLWGFGGLTFGLTMRYLGLSLGMAVALGYTAVFGTLVPPLFAGLPVAFSQREGFGGKLGACWSAFLANGHGLLSQKSGVVIVIGVAVCVLGIVVAGAAGVSKERELSVEQQKADIPEFNLRLGLAVATFCGIMSACFAFGLATGDPIKALALAHGTSVMYQGFPVLIVVLSGGFVTNCVWCLILSTRNKSFAEYTQIPAGREPDASMKRNYILSAIAGFTWYLQFFFYSMGETQMGKKYGFSSWTLHMASIIIFSTLWGIALHEWRGVGRRTKILVFLTLLVLISSTAIVGYGNLLSTR, from the coding sequence ATGCCCAATCCGATCCTGGGGGTTTTTCTGCACTGGCTCGGCGGTCTCGCCTCAGCCAGTTTTTATGTGCCCTACCGCAAGGTCAAAGGCTGGTCCTGGGAAACCTACTGGCTCGTCGGCGGAGTCGTCAGTTGGATCGTCGCTCCCTGGGTGATGGCCGCGCTCTTCAGCCGGGATCTGCTAACAGTTCTGCACCAGACTCCTTCTGATGTGATCGGTTGGTGCTTCCTTTTCGGACTGTTATGGGGATTCGGCGGGCTGACCTTTGGCCTCACCATGCGCTATCTCGGCCTGTCCCTTGGAATGGCCGTCGCACTCGGCTATACGGCTGTCTTCGGAACACTCGTACCGCCGCTGTTTGCTGGCCTTCCGGTTGCTTTTTCGCAACGGGAAGGCTTTGGCGGCAAACTCGGCGCATGTTGGTCGGCATTCCTGGCGAACGGACACGGCCTGCTTTCGCAGAAATCGGGCGTAGTCATCGTTATAGGAGTCGCGGTCTGCGTGCTTGGAATCGTGGTTGCCGGGGCTGCTGGAGTCTCCAAGGAAAGGGAGCTTTCCGTCGAACAGCAGAAGGCCGACATCCCGGAGTTCAACCTGCGGCTGGGGCTGGCCGTAGCGACGTTCTGCGGCATTATGAGCGCCTGTTTTGCCTTCGGTCTGGCCACAGGCGATCCGATCAAAGCGCTGGCGCTCGCCCACGGAACCTCCGTCATGTACCAGGGATTTCCCGTGCTGATCGTAGTCCTGAGCGGCGGATTCGTCACCAACTGCGTCTGGTGCCTGATTCTGAGCACGCGCAACAAGTCGTTCGCCGAATACACGCAGATTCCCGCAGGGCGCGAACCGGACGCTTCCATGAAGCGAAATTACATCCTCTCGGCAATCGCCGGATTCACCTGGTACCTGCAATTCTTCTTCTACTCCATGGGCGAAACCCAGATGGGCAAGAAATACGGCTTCTCCAGTTGGACCCTCCATATGGCCAGCATCATCATCTTCAGCACCCTCTGGGGAATCGCCCTGCACGAGTGGCGCGGCGTAGGCCGCAGAACCAAAATCCTTGTATTCCTGACTTTGTTGGTGCTGATCTCCTCGACAGCCATCGTAGGCTACGGTAACCTCCTAAGCACCCGCTAA
- a CDS encoding substrate-binding domain-containing protein — protein MARGKIKRLYLIPILSKALDVLEMLEQQNSSMTLEDVYQRTQISKTSVYRILKTLVHRGYVAHGESGEYRLVSRPKRLRFGLAVQSAELPFSQQVAASVTAAAASSGVELLILDNHFDAETAIRNAEEFVSKRVDVVLEFQAEEHVAPHVAYIFKNAGVPLIAIDVPHPNATYFGVDNFEVGYEAGILLAQHAHRKWKGKADWVLGIGLAEAGSFVQSRITGAFEGIRTRLDTIPAERFLRLEGRGMRQPSNLAIAEFLGNHRRGERFLVATATDSSALGVLDAARAVGREQDFAIAGQDCIPEVIEEMRTGKSAIIGSVSHEAQTYGPRLIQLGITLVRGNSVPPYNYVKHRVVTPEDLKTDGEGE, from the coding sequence TTGGCTCGCGGAAAGATTAAACGGCTGTACCTGATTCCGATTCTGTCGAAGGCGCTCGATGTATTGGAGATGCTGGAGCAGCAGAACTCTTCGATGACGCTGGAAGATGTTTACCAGCGGACACAGATCTCCAAAACGAGCGTTTACCGCATTCTTAAGACGCTGGTGCATCGCGGCTATGTGGCCCACGGCGAGAGCGGCGAATACCGGCTGGTTTCGCGGCCCAAGCGGTTACGGTTTGGGCTGGCGGTGCAGAGTGCAGAACTGCCGTTTTCGCAGCAGGTGGCGGCGTCGGTGACGGCGGCGGCGGCGAGTTCCGGTGTGGAGTTGCTGATTCTGGACAATCACTTTGACGCTGAGACGGCGATCCGCAATGCGGAGGAGTTTGTCAGCAAGCGCGTGGACGTGGTGCTGGAGTTCCAGGCAGAGGAGCATGTTGCGCCGCATGTGGCGTATATCTTCAAGAATGCCGGGGTGCCGCTGATCGCGATCGACGTGCCGCATCCGAACGCAACCTATTTTGGGGTGGATAACTTCGAGGTGGGCTACGAGGCGGGGATTCTGCTGGCGCAACATGCTCATCGCAAGTGGAAGGGCAAGGCGGATTGGGTTCTGGGGATTGGGCTGGCCGAGGCGGGGAGCTTTGTGCAGAGCCGGATTACGGGGGCGTTTGAAGGGATTCGGACGCGGCTCGACACGATTCCCGCAGAGCGTTTTCTGCGACTTGAGGGGCGCGGGATGCGGCAGCCCAGCAATTTGGCGATTGCCGAGTTTCTCGGGAATCACCGGCGCGGCGAGCGCTTCCTGGTGGCTACGGCGACGGATTCTAGCGCACTCGGAGTACTGGATGCCGCGCGCGCTGTGGGGCGGGAACAGGATTTCGCGATTGCCGGACAGGATTGCATTCCTGAGGTGATCGAGGAGATGCGAACGGGCAAGAGTGCGATTATCGGCTCGGTTTCGCATGAGGCACAGACGTATGGGCCGCGGTTGATTCAGCTTGGGATAACGCTGGTGCGAGGCAACTCGGTGCCGCCTTACAACTATGTGAAGCACCGGGTGGTGACGCCGGAGGATCTGAAGACGGACGGCGAGGGGGAGTAG
- a CDS encoding bifunctional rhamnulose-1-phosphate aldolase/short-chain dehydrogenase, with protein sequence MTTATPPSTTPSSTLKYLEDRWDEKIASTLDEPELLRYRSNLLGSDLRITNFAGGNTSSKLTEIDPLTGQPVEVLWVKGSGGDLGSIKRAGFATVYMDKLLALENSYRGVEFEDEIVALYPLAAFRANPVAASIDTPLHGFLPFKHVDHLHPDWGIALAASANGLEKMEEFNREFSHKLIWVPWQRPGFELAMMLKRAVAENPGCDGIVLGGHGLFTWGETQRESYLSTITIIDQLGQFIYRHGLKVGAEMFGGQVQPVREDRRQIATAILPYLRGRLGVQWRSIASFSDAEDVLGFVNSAKAKELAFLGTSCPDHFIRTKIRPMFVPWNAEVGDIAALKHQIVESLKVYREDYKAYYHANATPDSPSLRDPSPSVVLIPGLGMFSFGKNKTEARIVGEFYTNAIHVMEGAGALGFGEPEIRSGDPIPQAGPAAAASEFSLCSNYVALPLSEAFRIEYWVLEEAKIRRQPPEKELSRKVVLVVGGGSGIGREVARLAAERGAHVVVADRDTAGAERVTGELKKIAPAEFSAWTPVDIRDRETIRKSLDIAVEHFGGVDIVINTAALFPSSPDGTVSDVMWNTTLDINVTANYLLADEAAKLFKEQDLDVSVVLTSSANAVVSKRGSEAYDVSKAALSHLVRELAIGLAPKVRVNGISPATVVKGSTMFPRDRVRASLVRYNIPFEESLSDDALRALLAGFYAKRTLTHQPIDPVDCAEAILFLAGDKSRCTSGHLIPVDGGLPEAFLR encoded by the coding sequence ATGACTACTGCCACGCCTCCCTCGACGACCCCTTCTTCGACCCTCAAGTATCTGGAAGACCGCTGGGATGAAAAGATTGCCAGCACTCTGGACGAACCGGAACTGCTTCGTTATCGCTCGAATCTGCTGGGTTCAGACCTGCGGATCACCAATTTTGCGGGCGGGAACACCAGCTCGAAGCTGACAGAGATCGATCCACTCACCGGCCAGCCGGTCGAAGTGCTGTGGGTGAAAGGCAGCGGGGGCGACCTGGGAAGCATCAAGCGGGCAGGGTTTGCGACGGTCTATATGGACAAGCTGCTGGCTCTGGAGAACAGCTATCGCGGCGTCGAGTTTGAGGATGAGATTGTCGCGCTGTACCCGCTGGCGGCCTTTCGTGCGAACCCGGTAGCTGCGTCAATCGATACGCCACTGCATGGATTTCTGCCCTTCAAGCATGTGGACCATCTGCATCCGGATTGGGGGATTGCGCTGGCTGCATCGGCGAATGGTCTGGAAAAGATGGAGGAGTTCAATCGCGAATTCAGCCATAAGCTGATCTGGGTGCCGTGGCAGCGGCCGGGGTTTGAGCTGGCAATGATGTTGAAGCGTGCAGTAGCGGAGAATCCGGGCTGCGATGGGATTGTGCTGGGCGGACACGGACTGTTCACGTGGGGGGAAACGCAGCGCGAGTCCTACCTGAGCACGATCACGATTATTGACCAGCTCGGGCAGTTCATCTATCGACATGGGCTCAAGGTTGGCGCAGAGATGTTTGGCGGGCAGGTGCAACCGGTGCGCGAAGACCGGCGGCAGATTGCGACTGCGATCTTGCCGTATCTGCGCGGCCGGTTGGGTGTGCAGTGGCGTTCGATTGCGAGCTTTTCGGATGCGGAAGATGTGCTGGGGTTTGTGAACTCGGCGAAGGCGAAGGAGCTGGCGTTTCTGGGTACGAGCTGCCCGGATCACTTTATCCGAACGAAGATCCGGCCGATGTTTGTGCCGTGGAATGCTGAGGTTGGCGATATCGCGGCTTTGAAGCATCAGATTGTGGAATCGCTCAAGGTTTACCGCGAGGATTACAAGGCGTACTACCACGCGAACGCCACGCCTGACTCCCCTTCCCTGCGCGATCCTAGTCCGAGCGTGGTGCTGATTCCGGGGCTGGGCATGTTCAGCTTTGGAAAGAACAAAACGGAAGCGCGGATTGTCGGCGAGTTTTACACCAACGCCATTCATGTGATGGAGGGCGCGGGCGCGCTGGGGTTTGGCGAGCCGGAGATTCGCTCGGGTGATCCGATTCCTCAGGCTGGTCCTGCGGCTGCTGCTTCGGAATTCTCGCTCTGTTCGAACTATGTGGCGCTGCCGTTGTCGGAGGCGTTTCGGATTGAGTACTGGGTGTTGGAAGAGGCCAAGATTCGACGCCAGCCGCCGGAGAAAGAGCTGAGCCGCAAGGTAGTGCTCGTGGTTGGCGGTGGTAGCGGGATTGGGCGCGAAGTGGCGCGGCTGGCAGCCGAGCGCGGCGCGCATGTAGTCGTCGCAGACCGCGATACGGCTGGCGCGGAGCGCGTGACGGGCGAGTTGAAGAAGATTGCGCCGGCGGAGTTCAGCGCTTGGACGCCGGTGGATATTCGTGATCGGGAGACGATCCGCAAATCGCTCGATATTGCGGTGGAACACTTTGGCGGCGTAGACATCGTGATCAATACAGCGGCGCTTTTTCCCTCTTCGCCGGACGGGACAGTCTCCGATGTGATGTGGAACACTACGCTGGACATCAATGTGACTGCCAACTATCTTCTGGCCGACGAAGCGGCGAAGCTCTTCAAGGAGCAGGATCTGGATGTTTCGGTGGTGCTGACCAGTTCGGCGAATGCGGTGGTCTCGAAGCGCGGCAGCGAGGCTTACGACGTGAGCAAGGCGGCGTTGAGTCATCTGGTGCGCGAGCTTGCGATTGGGCTTGCGCCGAAGGTACGCGTAAACGGAATCAGCCCGGCGACGGTGGTAAAGGGCTCGACGATGTTTCCGCGCGACCGGGTGCGGGCTTCGCTTGTGAGGTACAACATTCCCTTTGAGGAGTCGTTGTCGGATGATGCGTTGCGCGCGCTGCTGGCTGGCTTCTATGCCAAGCGGACGCTGACGCATCAGCCGATCGATCCGGTCGATTGTGCGGAGGCTATTCTCTTTCTGGCGGGTGACAAATCGCGATGCACTTCGGGGCACCTGATCCCTGTGGACGGCGGATTGCCTGAGGCTTTTCTCCGGTGA
- a CDS encoding rhamnulokinase — protein MIETSQIQDRRALVAIDLGAESCRVSLLRWQGDSPRISLLHRIANGPVKDGESLRWPLERILAGVEEGLRKAAAVATEGIRSIAVDGWAVDYVRLGPDGKPAYAPFCYRDERNIAAKAVVEELILREEHFAQTGAQPLRINTVYQLVADGLAGVDPLAPWVLLPEYVLHWLGGRRVAEYTNATHTGLVDLKTGDWSRPLFARLGLAIEAAPPIVRPGSCVGKLTGELSKLPAFADTCLIAPACHDTASAIAAITANLAHTAYIVSGTWSLVGTVVDRPVTAKEALDAGFTNQGAAAGGYCFHTNVNGMWILKQCMDSWCSLGREVDLARLITQAAEVNSIPGLIPVDAPDLLLAGEMPVRINRELAHLGLAQIPDEPGNEAFFARVIFASLASRYASVLRHLEELTGRSFQRITILGGGSRNSLLSRLTQESTGLPVFAGEAEGSTLGNFAVQLAAETTGGPSSELVRAWATRLTTTDASS, from the coding sequence GTGATCGAAACCAGCCAGATACAGGATCGCCGGGCGCTCGTGGCCATCGATCTTGGCGCGGAGAGCTGTCGCGTCTCGCTGCTTCGGTGGCAGGGCGACAGCCCGCGAATCTCGCTGCTGCATCGAATTGCGAATGGGCCAGTGAAGGATGGCGAAAGCCTGCGTTGGCCGCTTGAGCGCATTCTGGCTGGAGTTGAAGAGGGATTGCGCAAGGCGGCTGCAGTTGCGACGGAAGGCATTCGTTCAATTGCGGTAGATGGGTGGGCGGTGGATTATGTGCGGCTTGGTCCCGATGGCAAACCGGCTTATGCGCCGTTTTGCTATCGGGACGAGCGCAATATTGCGGCGAAAGCTGTTGTGGAAGAGCTGATTTTGCGAGAGGAACATTTTGCGCAAACGGGCGCTCAGCCACTGCGCATCAATACGGTTTACCAACTTGTTGCAGATGGGCTTGCAGGAGTTGATCCGCTTGCGCCTTGGGTCTTGTTGCCTGAGTATGTTTTGCATTGGCTGGGCGGGCGGCGCGTAGCCGAGTACACAAATGCCACTCATACTGGCCTAGTTGACCTGAAGACGGGTGACTGGTCGCGGCCTTTATTTGCGCGGCTTGGGCTGGCGATTGAGGCGGCTCCGCCGATCGTTCGCCCAGGTAGTTGTGTTGGCAAATTAACGGGCGAGCTTTCCAAGTTGCCGGCGTTTGCTGATACCTGCCTGATTGCGCCTGCCTGCCATGACACGGCATCCGCAATTGCTGCGATTACTGCGAATCTCGCGCATACGGCATACATTGTCTCGGGAACGTGGTCACTGGTTGGCACAGTGGTGGATCGTCCAGTAACCGCAAAGGAAGCGTTGGACGCGGGTTTCACCAATCAGGGCGCGGCTGCTGGCGGATATTGCTTTCACACCAACGTGAATGGCATGTGGATTCTGAAGCAGTGCATGGATTCCTGGTGTTCCCTGGGCCGTGAAGTTGACCTCGCGAGATTGATTACGCAGGCTGCTGAAGTTAATTCGATCCCTGGGCTGATACCTGTCGACGCACCGGACCTGTTGCTCGCGGGAGAGATGCCTGTTCGCATCAATCGCGAGCTTGCGCATCTTGGCCTTGCGCAGATTCCCGACGAGCCGGGCAATGAGGCTTTCTTTGCGCGAGTGATCTTCGCGAGCCTGGCCAGCCGCTATGCTTCCGTGCTGCGGCATCTAGAGGAGCTTACCGGACGAAGCTTTCAGCGCATTACGATTCTTGGCGGAGGCAGCCGCAATTCTCTGCTTAGCCGACTTACGCAAGAGAGCACAGGCTTACCCGTATTTGCCGGGGAAGCGGAAGGCTCGACTTTAGGTAACTTCGCCGTTCAACTAGCAGCAGAAACTACCGGTGGCCCATCGTCCGAGTTAGTTCGCGCCTGGGCTACACGGTTGACCACAACAGACGCTTCCAGTTAA
- a CDS encoding glycosyl hydrolase: protein MDSTTIVPSPFKTMVKTLTFAGMILLCALTLSSQASPQTSTDTLKSGFEDPPNGARPRVWWHWLNGNITKEGIQLDLEWMHRVGLGGFQNFDASLGTPQVVEHRLPYMTPEWKDTFVYATKLADQLGLEEAIAGSPGWSETGGPWVKPNEGMKKYVWSELEVEGGKPYSGTLPHPPSNTGAFQNMGNHDMISEGDPLKGIEYYADSAVFAYRLPDTEKTMAELNPTVTTSAGAGAGTIDPAALSDGDYMRGVEFPSAEVGGASWILYDFAKPVRIQAITMAMGGAYDPMSIFRGFGDSGRDLEASDDGVTFRQVVHIANGSVGTTTEFAPVTARYFRVTFKIAAPPRNPFADMDIPGMTAPEQKGLPPIRVAELVLHTAARVNRYQEKAAFFPQPDLYAFATTSINAADAVDKSSVVDLTAKMSADGHLDWTPPPGRWEIVRLGYSLLGISNHPASKEATGLEVDKLNHTYVKNYMDRYLDQYENTLGKDWMGKRGLRYVITDSWEAGAQNWTDDMIEQFTKRRGYSPVPWLPVLTGHVVQSAEASDRFLWDLRKTIADLTSDEHYGQVEASIHERGMGHYGESHESGRAFIADGMEVKKLNEVPMSAMWTQTPGVNKDLFGYNADDRESASVGHIYGQNLAAAESMTASAAPWAWSPATLKPTADKEMAEGINRFVIHCSVHQPLIGKVPALGLGPFGQWFTRNETWAEMAGPWVTYLARSSYLLQQGHFAADVIYYYGEDSNLTAIFAKNNPDVPEGYGFDYVNADALIHMLSVRDGRITTPSGMSYRVLGLDPYSEHMSLPVLRALHKLVEEGATVAGPKPTNDPSLADDEAEFHKLADELFGDGSGEHAVGKGKVYAGQTLAEVLPKLNLVPDFDYTKPEADTSLLFVHRRLDDADVYYVDNRSDRSESLNATFRVTGKQAELWHAETGATEAASYTISAGHTTMPLKLEPWGTVFVVFRKPAQAPSHTVPTPSETTLSTVEGSWSVAFQPDRGAPASITLDKLASWSDNSDAGVRYFSGVGTYTKNIDAPAAWFKKGAYLWIDLGDVKNLAEVSVNGKSLGVVWHTPYRVDATATLKPGANTITVKVANAWVNRLIGDQQPNATKYTFTVIHPYKANSPLLPSGLLGPVSVVQTATE from the coding sequence ATGGATTCGACCACAATCGTCCCCTCACCATTCAAAACAATGGTGAAGACACTTACGTTCGCCGGCATGATACTGCTGTGCGCACTTACGCTCTCTTCGCAGGCAAGCCCACAAACAAGTACCGACACGCTCAAGAGCGGATTTGAAGATCCACCGAATGGAGCGCGGCCGCGTGTGTGGTGGCACTGGCTGAATGGCAATATCACGAAGGAAGGCATTCAGCTTGACCTCGAATGGATGCATCGCGTTGGTCTGGGCGGCTTTCAGAACTTCGATGCGTCGCTGGGCACTCCGCAAGTGGTCGAACATCGCCTGCCATATATGACACCGGAGTGGAAGGATACGTTTGTCTACGCGACAAAGCTTGCGGATCAATTGGGGTTGGAAGAAGCGATCGCTGGTTCGCCGGGATGGAGCGAAACCGGCGGTCCGTGGGTTAAGCCCAACGAAGGCATGAAGAAGTATGTGTGGAGCGAGCTTGAGGTCGAAGGCGGAAAGCCTTACTCGGGAACGCTTCCGCATCCTCCGTCGAATACCGGGGCCTTTCAGAATATGGGCAACCACGACATGATCTCGGAAGGCGATCCGCTGAAGGGAATTGAGTACTACGCGGACAGCGCGGTATTCGCGTACCGTCTGCCCGACACGGAGAAGACGATGGCGGAGCTCAACCCGACGGTCACGACCAGCGCGGGTGCGGGAGCTGGAACGATTGATCCGGCGGCGCTGAGTGATGGCGACTATATGCGTGGAGTCGAGTTCCCTTCCGCTGAGGTGGGCGGGGCGTCGTGGATTCTGTATGACTTTGCCAAGCCGGTGAGAATCCAGGCGATCACGATGGCGATGGGCGGCGCGTACGATCCGATGTCGATCTTCCGCGGCTTCGGTGACAGCGGGCGCGACCTGGAAGCAAGCGACGATGGCGTGACGTTCCGGCAGGTGGTTCATATCGCAAACGGCTCAGTGGGGACGACGACGGAATTCGCTCCAGTGACGGCGCGGTATTTTCGAGTGACATTCAAGATTGCCGCCCCTCCTCGAAATCCCTTCGCCGATATGGATATTCCTGGTATGACGGCGCCGGAACAGAAGGGACTGCCTCCGATACGAGTGGCGGAACTGGTGCTGCACACCGCGGCGCGAGTGAACCGGTACCAGGAGAAGGCTGCCTTCTTTCCGCAACCGGATTTATACGCGTTCGCGACGACTTCGATCAATGCTGCGGATGCTGTCGATAAATCGAGCGTGGTGGATCTGACTGCAAAGATGAGCGCGGATGGGCATTTGGATTGGACGCCGCCTCCTGGACGCTGGGAGATTGTGCGGCTTGGTTACTCGCTGCTCGGCATCAGCAACCATCCTGCTTCGAAGGAAGCAACAGGCCTCGAAGTGGATAAGCTTAACCACACCTACGTGAAGAACTACATGGATCGATATCTCGACCAGTATGAGAACACGCTTGGCAAGGATTGGATGGGCAAGCGCGGGCTCCGGTATGTGATTACGGATAGCTGGGAAGCCGGCGCGCAGAACTGGACCGATGACATGATCGAGCAGTTCACAAAGCGGCGCGGGTATAGCCCAGTTCCATGGCTGCCGGTGTTGACGGGGCATGTGGTGCAGAGCGCTGAGGCAAGCGACCGCTTCCTTTGGGATTTGCGTAAGACGATTGCTGACTTGACTTCAGATGAGCATTACGGGCAGGTCGAGGCTTCAATCCATGAGCGCGGCATGGGGCACTATGGCGAATCGCATGAGTCCGGACGCGCCTTTATTGCCGATGGCATGGAGGTGAAGAAGCTGAATGAGGTTCCGATGTCGGCGATGTGGACGCAGACGCCGGGAGTGAACAAGGATCTGTTTGGCTATAACGCGGATGATCGCGAGTCGGCGTCCGTCGGTCATATCTATGGGCAGAATCTGGCTGCGGCTGAGTCGATGACAGCATCGGCGGCGCCGTGGGCTTGGTCTCCGGCTACGTTGAAGCCTACCGCCGACAAGGAGATGGCGGAAGGCATCAATCGGTTTGTGATTCATTGCTCGGTGCATCAGCCGTTGATCGGCAAAGTACCGGCATTGGGACTTGGGCCGTTTGGGCAGTGGTTTACGCGCAATGAGACGTGGGCTGAAATGGCGGGGCCGTGGGTGACGTATCTGGCGCGCAGTTCCTATCTTCTGCAACAGGGACACTTCGCCGCGGATGTTATTTACTACTACGGCGAAGACTCGAATCTGACGGCTATCTTTGCCAAGAACAATCCGGATGTGCCGGAGGGATATGGGTTCGACTATGTGAACGCGGATGCGCTCATTCATATGCTTTCTGTACGTGATGGGCGCATCACTACGCCGAGCGGTATGAGCTATCGCGTGCTGGGCCTCGATCCTTACAGCGAACATATGTCGTTGCCGGTGCTGCGGGCGCTGCATAAGTTGGTGGAAGAAGGTGCGACGGTTGCGGGACCGAAGCCGACGAACGATCCAAGCCTTGCAGATGATGAGGCTGAGTTCCACAAGCTGGCGGACGAGTTGTTTGGAGACGGCTCGGGTGAGCACGCGGTCGGCAAGGGTAAGGTGTACGCCGGACAAACGCTGGCGGAGGTGCTGCCGAAGCTGAACCTTGTTCCTGACTTTGATTACACCAAGCCGGAAGCGGATACAAGTCTGTTATTTGTGCATCGCAGACTCGACGATGCGGATGTCTACTATGTGGACAATCGCAGCGACCGGAGTGAATCGCTCAATGCAACGTTTCGCGTGACAGGAAAGCAGGCTGAACTTTGGCATGCGGAGACAGGCGCGACGGAAGCGGCGAGTTACACCATCAGCGCGGGACATACGACTATGCCGCTGAAGCTGGAACCGTGGGGAACGGTCTTTGTGGTCTTCCGCAAGCCTGCGCAGGCTCCGTCACATACGGTGCCGACGCCCTCCGAGACGACTTTGTCGACGGTCGAGGGAAGCTGGTCTGTGGCTTTCCAGCCGGATCGGGGAGCACCTGCTTCGATTACGCTTGATAAGCTGGCTTCGTGGAGCGATAACTCGGATGCAGGAGTGCGCTACTTCAGCGGTGTCGGAACTTACACCAAGAACATTGACGCGCCTGCTGCGTGGTTCAAGAAGGGTGCATATCTTTGGATCGATCTTGGCGATGTGAAGAACCTGGCTGAGGTTTCGGTCAATGGAAAGTCCCTGGGCGTTGTCTGGCATACGCCTTATCGCGTGGATGCAACGGCCACGTTGAAGCCGGGCGCGAACACGATCACTGTCAAGGTGGCCAACGCCTGGGTGAACCGGCTGATCGGCGATCAGCAGCCGAACGCGACGAAGTACACCTTTACGGTAATCCATCCGTACAAGGCTAATTCGCCGCTGCTGCCGTCTGGTTTGCTGGGACCGGTGAGTGTGGTGCAGACGGCGACCGAATAG
- a CDS encoding HAD family hydrolase — MPTRCQPGQTLLIDADDTLWENNIYFERAIAAYISFLDHLPHTPQQVREALNEAERETIRTHGYGLGSFTQSLIACFEHLTAAPINEHQHALIRSFAQSIADQEIELLPGVAELLPELATRHRLILMTKGSQSEQADKLARSGLGPHFNAVEIVAEKNPAAYADVVARHGCAPHSTWMIGNSPKSDINPALAAGLHAVFIFHKDTWVLEHAEINAPPDGQRLLEVESFAKLADIF, encoded by the coding sequence ATGCCGACACGCTGCCAGCCCGGCCAGACGCTGTTGATTGACGCCGACGACACGCTCTGGGAAAACAATATCTACTTTGAGCGGGCGATTGCCGCGTATATCTCGTTTCTGGATCATCTGCCGCATACGCCTCAGCAGGTACGCGAAGCGTTGAACGAGGCCGAGCGCGAGACGATTCGCACCCACGGTTATGGGCTAGGCAGCTTTACGCAGTCGCTGATTGCGTGCTTTGAGCATCTCACGGCTGCGCCGATCAACGAACACCAGCACGCGCTCATTCGCAGCTTTGCGCAGAGTATTGCCGACCAGGAGATTGAGTTGTTGCCGGGGGTGGCGGAGCTGCTTCCCGAGTTGGCCACGCGGCACCGGCTGATTCTGATGACCAAGGGAAGCCAGTCGGAGCAGGCGGACAAGCTGGCGCGTTCAGGGCTGGGGCCGCATTTCAACGCTGTCGAGATTGTGGCAGAGAAGAATCCGGCTGCGTATGCCGATGTCGTTGCGCGGCATGGGTGCGCGCCGCACTCGACGTGGATGATTGGGAACAGCCCGAAATCGGATATCAATCCGGCGCTCGCGGCGGGGCTTCATGCGGTGTTTATTTTTCACAAGGATACCTGGGTGCTGGAACACGCTGAGATTAACGCTCCTCCAGATGGGCAGCGCTTATTGGAGGTTGAATCTTTCGCGAAGCTGGCGGATATCTTTTAG